The genomic segment AAATAGCTTTTTTACATTACTCATTGTTGCATGTGTTGTTTTTTCGAGTCTTTGGTTTCCGACCGAAATACCCGTTAAAGCAGTAGGCGGAGGCAAACGAGATGATTTAGTTAAGTCAGTAAGCTTTTATAAGTCGAATGGAAATAATGTATCTCTAAAAGAAGATTATAATGAAGACTTAGATTACTTTATAGATGTTTCTTTTGCAGGTAATTCCTTCCAGGTGGGAGATTATTTTGATGTTACTTTATCAAAAGATGCATTATTGTATACTGACGAAACTTACGACTTAACAATTGATGTCGATCCAACAAGCACAGTAAAGCAAGAAGTAGTAGGCGAAGTAAGTGTTAACCAAAACGGCGGTGTGCCGACTTTACATTTTACCTTTACTGAAAATTCGGATGATTATTTTGTCAAAGATTTTACAGGGAATTTTAAAATACAATTAATGCCTTTGCAAGGCGGGAAAAATTTGATTAGTTTAAATTATAATGGAGCTACTCAAAATTTTAAAAACATTAATTCGAGCACTGTAGAATTAAATGTGAATGTAATGGGAGAGTGGCCGCCCCTTGGGACAAGCAATATTTCGCGAGTTAGTGGGGATTTATATCGCGCTCAGCAAGTGTATGAAAAACCTAAAAGTAAAGTTAATTATGAAACAGAAATTTTAGTATCTTATCCATTATTTGAAAAAAAGATTCCACTTGGAAATGTTCAAAATGTTAGAGTTGAAATTTGGGATGAATCGAGGGGAATATATAGACCAGCTATTACTGGCGTTGAGTATGGAACGATAACATATGATGTAGGCACGCCATATATAGGTGGGCCGAGTTATAAAATGAACTGTACTATTCCTTTCATCGGGATTTCTTCAAAAACGCGTGTTACTTTTGATATCAATACGAATATTGATGGGAAATCTGGTTCAACAGATCCGTATCTTATCGGTCTCTCATCGGTAACTGCGGCAACTAAATCCGTCCAATTTTATCCAATAGATAATGCAGAATCTAATCTTAAGGTAAATCAATATGGAAAAGTTACCACTAGTTTTGAAGATGAAAATGGCGCGGCAATTACTTTCGATGATTACAGTGAGGCGGCGTTTGCTGGCGAACTCAATGAGGATGGAGAATATGAAATTGACGGAAAATTCCTCTATAATTCCACCCAATCAGTAGATAAGCATGCATTTGATGAGATGCTAGAAGATGAAAAATATAAGCTAGTTGACGTCTCATCGGAGAATCAGCTCACGGAAACGGAAGATAACTTGAATATCCAAATTAAACTAGGTTATGAAAATGACGTTTTGTATAAAATCAAAAAGTTGCAAAAACCTGTTATCCAAGCTCTTCCAGAAATAGAATATAGCAAAACTGTGGTCAAAACAAAGGAAGAATTTTTAGGAGATGTAGAAGCAACTACAGATATTCCTTCAGTGATTGATTGCGATTTAAAAGATGTGGAATGGGGCGTGCCAGGGGATTATCCAGTTGTTATCACAGCAGTTAATGAGGATAATCAAGAAGCTGACCCAGTAACGGTAATGGTTCACATCTTAAAGAACCCGGCGCCAGTTATTTCTGTGGATCCGGAAATAACCTATAAAAAAACAGTAACAAAAACAGATGACGAACTCCTTACCGATGTAAATGCAAGAACGAATGACGGTTCAGTAATCACCTCTGACATTGCTGACAAAGTTAAATGGGGTGTGCCGGGTGATTATGAAGTTACCTTAAATGCGATGAATGAAGACGGAGTGGCGGCAGAATCGAAAACATTCACCGTACATATTTTGAAAAGCCCTGCACCAATTATCGCAGTAGATCCGGAAATAACCTATTTGAAATCAACAACAAAAACAGAACCGGAACTCCTTGCAGATGTACATGCACAAACAAATGATGGTTCTCCGATAGTGTCTGATATGCTAACAGAAGTGAAGTGGGGTGTCCCGGGAGAATACCCAGTCACACTTAACTCGATGAATGAAGACGGCGTAGCAGCAGAATCAAAAACATTTATCGTGAAAATTTTGAAAGATCCAGCACCAATTATCACGGTTGATCCAGAAATAACTTATGACTCAAAAACGAAAAAAGAAGTAGCAGAATTGTTGACTGAAGTACACGCACAAACAAACGATGGTTCAGCAATCACATCTGACGCAGAGACACAAGTTAATTGGGGTATGCCAGGAGAATACCCAGTAACGCTAAATGCAATGAATGAAGACGGTGTAGCAGCAGAACCGAAAACCTTTATTGTGAAAATTTTAAAAAATCCAGCTCCAGTGATTACAGTAGACCCAGAAATAACCTATGATTCAAAAACGAAAAAAGAAGTAGCAGAATTACTAGCTGAAGTTCATGCACAAACAAACGACGGCTCAGCAATCACATCCGACGCGGAGACTCAAGTTGTTTGGGGTGCTCCAGGAGATTACCTTGTTACTTTAAATGCTGTAAATGAACACGAGATAGCAGCAGAGCCAGTATCATTTACGGTGCACATTGTTGAAGCAAAAGAAAAACCAGTACCAAAAGATAAACCGAAAAACAAGTTAACTGTCAAGGAGAAAAAACTCCCGCAAACAGGTGACAGAAATTCGGAAGGTGTGTTAGGGTTTTCGGCACTTTGCTTAGGCCTCTGGTTGTTTTTTAGAAATGGACGATTGAAATAATAATATATAAGGAGAGACTGGGATAAAAAGGTCTCTAAAATGAAAAACAAGCAGAAATCATGCCTATTCCATTTTTCAAAATGGCTATATACAATGATTTCTGCTTGTTTATTTTCCGATTTTTCTTAATGATTTTTATGTTTGTCCCACTCTCTTTTGATAGAAACTTATGATACTTGGAAAATATTAATATTTGTTAATGTGAGATAGTGAACTTTCAGATACAATTAGAAAAGAATGTTATTAAGAACTGGTAGAGTAAATGTATTTAAAAGGAGATCGGCTATGATTTTAGGAGTGGAAAAAATAAAAATACTTAAGCGTGCAGTATTTCAAGCAAGTATGGTTTTAGTTCATCAAGGTCTAATAAATTCAAACTGGGGAAACGTTAGCGCAATTGATCGAGAATTAGAGATAATTGTTATTAAGCCGAATGGGGTGGCGATTAATCAAATGTCTGTTGACGATATGGTTATGACAGATTTGGATGGCAAAGTCTTGGGAGGGAAGTGGGGTCCTTCATCTGATATACTAACACATGTTGTTTTGTATCAAAATTTTAAAAAAGTTCAATCAATCGCTCATAGCCACTCAAAATATGCTGTAGCATTTTCGCAGTCTGGTCGGGATATACCTGTTTATGGAACTACACACGCAGATATGTTTTATGGGCCAGTTCCTTGTACTAGACAACTTACTAAGCTTGAAACGGAACGAGCATATGAAGTGGAGTCGGGAAAAGTAATTGTGGAAACATTTAAGGAAAGAAAGTTAAATGAAAATGCGTTACAAGGTGTTCTAGTTGCGGGACACGGACCATACACTTGGGGAGCGAATGTTGAGGAAGCCGTTGAAAATAGTACTATTTTAGAGGAAGTTTCTGGGATGGCGTTACATACAGAAATTCTTCTTAGAGGTAAGGCGCGACAAGAAATCCCAAAATGTCTTCAAAATAAACGCTATTTCCGCAAAAATAGATCAAATTAATACAACAAACCAGAACATGTGTCTATTTTGTGAACGAAGATGAGGAAATGTCTTTTATTTTGATGAAACAATTAATAAAAAGCGCAAAAGGGTCATCTTAAAAGTAAAGATAACACTTTTGCGCTTTTTTAAAACAGTATTAGTTAAACTTATCCCATGAATTATGACAAGCTAAGTAGAACCATTCGTCAATTTTAGGGGCGATTTTTTTGAGATAAGCGATATTTTTTATATAAAAGTAAGAGTCTTTGTACTCAATGACGTTTTCTTGTTTTAGTTTAGAAATAATTCTACTAACTGCTGAGCTATGAGCTATTCCACTTGAACAACCTAGCTCCTGCATTGTGAGTTTTTCTAATGTTATTTTGATTCCATTAGGAGTTTCCTCTCCATAAACATAGGCTAAAATTAAAAATTGGCCACAAATGGAGCCTACTTTTCCATTAGAGGAAAAATCATTAAACTTAGCTAAACTATAAGATACTTGCTTTTGTAAGGTATCTATAATATAAAAAAGCTGTTTGAGATCTTTTGAAACCAACTCTTTTAAATCGCTTATTTTTATAATATAGGCTGCGGCTTGCTCGCTAACAACTTCTAAATTATAATACCCTAGAGATTTTTCTGTATCGATAAAACCAGTCATTATTATGAAAGCGCCTTTATAGTATTGTAAATTCAGAATATCCCCGCTCTCACTGATACTAGTAAGTTTTGCAACCCCTTCATGCAGAAATATACAGTATTCGTTTGGCTCCCATTGACTAAAAATAAATTCCTTCTTTTGAAAATATTTCGGTTGAATCCCGTTAGATTCTAAGTATTCTTTAAAATCCTCTGCTTTAGTGCTCACATCGTCATCCTCCAATTGTTCTTTAACTTCCCATTTTAAAATTACCCTTTTGAAGCTTAGACAGCAATAACAATTGTTAGTTTTTGTTAGAAACGACTCTCTGCCATGTATTTACTTGTAAGGCAAAATTTAAGGAATATGTGTAAATATTCCAATAGCCAAGTAATATATCTTTTTAAATACATAATCATTAAGTGCTAACTACAACTAGTAAGTGTAATTCAAATGAATCTAGTTCACTTCCTTCCCATTATATTTGTATTCATTATTATTATAAGTTATTTTAAAATGTATTTTGTCTCAAAATAGACTTTTTGCAAAAACTTGGCAATAGAGTTATTAACAGGAAGATGAAAGTGAAAGTTGAACTGTATAAATTATTAGGTAACAATTGTTAAAGAACGTTGTTGATATATCTTTTATAATTTGGGACAACCTACAGTTCGCATATGGAGAATGTGTATATGGATAGATAGGTAGGGGGCTGTTTTATGTATTTATAAAATTGCAGGGGATTAGTTGGCAAAGAGCGGAGATGAAATGGAGAGGAGTGATTTCTAAAAAATTGAAAAAGTTCTTAATTCATGAGGGGTGATAGTATTAATTTTTGTGAATTTTTCAAGGAATTAAATAGTCAAAATGCGGAACTTAACAATGCTGGAGCAAGAACGATGTTGGTAATTGATGAGGGAGCAACTGATGCCCAACTAGCCGAAGTAGAAAAAATGTTAGATATAAGTTTACCGGATGATTTAAAAGAAATACTTAAGTTGAGCAAGAAAATATATTGGTATTGGACGCTTTTTGGTAAAACGATAATTCCGAGTGACTTTGAGCAAATAAAAGGCACGTTTTCGATTAATCTTGAAGAAATAGAGTTTTTTACTGCGCCTTTAGTTAAAATAAAAGTTCGTAGGTTGTTAAAAATTGCTAAGTCAATTGATGGAGAGGATATTATATATGATTTAAAGGAAGGGAGTATATATTGTTTTAATTATTATCATAATCAGCTCTTTCAAATGGCTAGCTCACTGGAAGCATATTTGGAGATTACTATTCAAAACAAGGGCTTAGCTATGTGGAATTATGGTTTAATAGGGAATAAAGAATTAAAAGAGAGTGCATTTCAATTTATCAGAGAGTTTTTAAAACCACTGGTGTTAGACCCGGATGCAGTAGAAATAGTGAATTATGCTTGCATACACGGAGCAGAAGAAATAATAAGTAAAGGTTTACCAAATGAAGAAGATGTTGGCAGAGTCTTTACTGAAATAATGCACAGGTTAGAGGCCGACTTGAATCATTTTAAAGGATATAATGATCTAATCATTGAGTTATGTCCGGCTTATGCTAAGAAATGGATAATAAGTTTATGGGTTAGCAAGAAGTATGAAAAAATAGCAGACTTCATTTATTTAAGAGCATATTTCACTGGAAAAGCTCTACCTGCAAAAGAAGCACTAAAATTAATTAGTGAGACAATTCCAGATAGAGCAAGTGGAAAAGATGTGTATAGGTTGCTTTCAACGATTGGCGATAGCGCTATTATTGACTGGATGCAAGATAAAGTGAATTATCCATTAGGAGACTGGGTGAATTTGTTTTTAGGATCGCAGCCAACGAAAGAACAAGTTTTTTCTTGGCTAGAAGGAGACATAATCTGTCAGGAAACTGTCTGTCTAGCCTTGAAAAATTTATCTAAAGAAAGCGAATTGTTAAAGACGTACACAAAAGAAGAAAAAATGAAATTATTTATATTGTTGCTAGGAGTTAATCACAATTGTTTATTCAAAAAAGACAAAGAGGAAATTATCCGTGCTATTAGATTAATTATTAAAAAATTTTTCATAGAGTAAGTAATAATAGTAATAGGGTTAGT from the Listeria seeligeri serovar 1/2b str. SLCC3954 genome contains:
- a CDS encoding LapB repeat-containing protein; translated protein: MKRKNSFFTLLIVACVVFSSLWFPTEIPVKAVGGGKRDDLVKSVSFYKSNGNNVSLKEDYNEDLDYFIDVSFAGNSFQVGDYFDVTLSKDALLYTDETYDLTIDVDPTSTVKQEVVGEVSVNQNGGVPTLHFTFTENSDDYFVKDFTGNFKIQLMPLQGGKNLISLNYNGATQNFKNINSSTVELNVNVMGEWPPLGTSNISRVSGDLYRAQQVYEKPKSKVNYETEILVSYPLFEKKIPLGNVQNVRVEIWDESRGIYRPAITGVEYGTITYDVGTPYIGGPSYKMNCTIPFIGISSKTRVTFDINTNIDGKSGSTDPYLIGLSSVTAATKSVQFYPIDNAESNLKVNQYGKVTTSFEDENGAAITFDDYSEAAFAGELNEDGEYEIDGKFLYNSTQSVDKHAFDEMLEDEKYKLVDVSSENQLTETEDNLNIQIKLGYENDVLYKIKKLQKPVIQALPEIEYSKTVVKTKEEFLGDVEATTDIPSVIDCDLKDVEWGVPGDYPVVITAVNEDNQEADPVTVMVHILKNPAPVISVDPEITYKKTVTKTDDELLTDVNARTNDGSVITSDIADKVKWGVPGDYEVTLNAMNEDGVAAESKTFTVHILKSPAPIIAVDPEITYLKSTTKTEPELLADVHAQTNDGSPIVSDMLTEVKWGVPGEYPVTLNSMNEDGVAAESKTFIVKILKDPAPIITVDPEITYDSKTKKEVAELLTEVHAQTNDGSAITSDAETQVNWGMPGEYPVTLNAMNEDGVAAEPKTFIVKILKNPAPVITVDPEITYDSKTKKEVAELLAEVHAQTNDGSAITSDAETQVVWGAPGDYLVTLNAVNEHEIAAEPVSFTVHIVEAKEKPVPKDKPKNKLTVKEKKLPQTGDRNSEGVLGFSALCLGLWLFFRNGRLK
- the araD gene encoding L-ribulose-5-phosphate 4-epimerase AraD; translated protein: MILGVEKIKILKRAVFQASMVLVHQGLINSNWGNVSAIDRELEIIVIKPNGVAINQMSVDDMVMTDLDGKVLGGKWGPSSDILTHVVLYQNFKKVQSIAHSHSKYAVAFSQSGRDIPVYGTTHADMFYGPVPCTRQLTKLETERAYEVESGKVIVETFKERKLNENALQGVLVAGHGPYTWGANVEEAVENSTILEEVSGMALHTEILLRGKARQEIPKCLQNKRYFRKNRSN
- a CDS encoding Crp/Fnr family transcriptional regulator, whose translation is MSTKAEDFKEYLESNGIQPKYFQKKEFIFSQWEPNEYCIFLHEGVAKLTSISESGDILNLQYYKGAFIIMTGFIDTEKSLGYYNLEVVSEQAAAYIIKISDLKELVSKDLKQLFYIIDTLQKQVSYSLAKFNDFSSNGKVGSICGQFLILAYVYGEETPNGIKITLEKLTMQELGCSSGIAHSSAVSRIISKLKQENVIEYKDSYFYIKNIAYLKKIAPKIDEWFYLACHNSWDKFN
- a CDS encoding SMI1/KNR4 family protein, translating into MLVIDEGATDAQLAEVEKMLDISLPDDLKEILKLSKKIYWYWTLFGKTIIPSDFEQIKGTFSINLEEIEFFTAPLVKIKVRRLLKIAKSIDGEDIIYDLKEGSIYCFNYYHNQLFQMASSLEAYLEITIQNKGLAMWNYGLIGNKELKESAFQFIREFLKPLVLDPDAVEIVNYACIHGAEEIISKGLPNEEDVGRVFTEIMHRLEADLNHFKGYNDLIIELCPAYAKKWIISLWVSKKYEKIADFIYLRAYFTGKALPAKEALKLISETIPDRASGKDVYRLLSTIGDSAIIDWMQDKVNYPLGDWVNLFLGSQPTKEQVFSWLEGDIICQETVCLALKNLSKESELLKTYTKEEKMKLFILLLGVNHNCLFKKDKEEIIRAIRLIIKKFFIE